The genomic DNA GCCCCTGAGGTGGCTATACTCCGAATCGTATCATTGAGAAAGTATCTGATGCCGTTTCATCGCGTGGCGAAGCTGATCGTAGGAGAGCTGCAGCGCGGTGGCGGCGGCGCGCTGGTTCCAGCGGCAGCGCTCAAGCGCCTCGGCGAGGATGGCTTTCTCATATTCCGCTACGGCGAGGCGGAAATCGGCGCATTCGGCGGGGTTGTGCGCGGCCGTCATTACCGCCTGCGCCGGCTGCGGGGCGGGCGACGCCTCGGCTGTCTTGGCGAGCGGCAGCGGCACCCAGGGAGATTCGAACGGATCGAACTGAATCGAATCGATCGCGCGTTCGGGATCGTCCCAACGGTAGACCGCGCGCTCTATGACGTTCCTGAGCTCGCGCACGTTGCCGGGCCAGCGGTAGGTCGCCATCTTGGCCTCCACCTCCTCGCTGAACCCCGGCCAGCGCGGCCATTCGAGCTCCATCGCCATGCGCCGCGCGAAATGATCGGCGAGGATCGGGATGTCGCTCTCGCGGTGGCGGAGCGGCGGCAGGGTGACGACCTCGAACGACAGCCGGTCGAGCAAATCGGAGCGGAAGCGCCCCTCCTCCGCCAGCCGTGGCAGATGCTCGTTGGTCGCGGCGACGATGCGGACGTCAACGGTGATCGGCTTGGAAGCGCCAATCCGCGTCACCTCGCCATATTCTACCGCGCGGAGCAGCCGGTCCTGCGCTGCGGCCGAGAGCGTCGCCAGCTCGTCTAGGAACAGAGTGCCGCCGTCGGCCTCCTCAAAGCGGCCGGCACGGGCGCGCTGCGCACCAGTGAACGATCCCGCCTCATGGCCGAACAGCTCGGCCTCGATCAGCGATTCCGGAAGCGCGGCGCAGTTCATCA from Allosphingosinicella indica includes the following:
- the pspF gene encoding phage shock protein operon transcriptional activator, which produces MERTTHLVGQSSSFLDAVERASRAAPLDRPVLVIGERGTGKELIAERLHHLSSRWDGPLVVMNCAALPESLIEAELFGHEAGSFTGAQRARAGRFEEADGGTLFLDELATLSAAAQDRLLRAVEYGEVTRIGASKPITVDVRIVAATNEHLPRLAEEGRFRSDLLDRLSFEVVTLPPLRHRESDIPILADHFARRMAMELEWPRWPGFSEEVEAKMATYRWPGNVRELRNVIERAVYRWDDPERAIDSIQFDPFESPWVPLPLAKTAEASPAPQPAQAVMTAAHNPAECADFRLAVAEYEKAILAEALERCRWNQRAAATALQLSYDQLRHAMKRHQILSQ